From Diaminobutyricibacter sp. McL0608, one genomic window encodes:
- a CDS encoding YidC/Oxa1 family membrane protein insertase gives MDFFTFGPIAAILDGAYRFVTALSTTVEPVAGTAAGLVAVVILTMLVRALLIPVGRSQVRAEFTRRRLAPKLAELQKKHGKDRETLTRKTMELYQTEKASPFAGFLPLLLQIPVISLVYALFTHTQIAGHANALLAEQVIGAPLGTSFVGLAGAVGSVWPSILVYLVVLVLIAAVTTVSRRVLALPQPAGAMPNGLVKALSFLPYVTVVFAAFVPLAAAVYILTSTAWTVAERFTLRRMLDPERGARSRPAIG, from the coding sequence ATGGACTTCTTCACCTTCGGCCCGATAGCGGCCATCCTCGACGGGGCCTATCGCTTCGTCACAGCTCTTTCCACGACGGTCGAACCCGTTGCCGGCACGGCGGCGGGACTCGTCGCCGTCGTCATCCTCACGATGCTCGTCCGCGCCCTCCTGATCCCGGTCGGCCGCTCGCAGGTCCGAGCCGAATTCACCCGCAGACGGCTCGCCCCGAAGCTCGCGGAGCTTCAGAAGAAGCACGGCAAGGACCGCGAGACACTCACCCGCAAGACCATGGAGCTCTACCAGACGGAGAAGGCATCCCCGTTCGCCGGATTCCTCCCGCTCCTGCTGCAGATTCCGGTCATCTCGCTGGTCTACGCGTTGTTCACGCACACCCAGATCGCCGGCCACGCGAACGCGCTCCTGGCCGAGCAGGTGATCGGCGCGCCCCTCGGAACGAGCTTCGTCGGACTTGCGGGCGCGGTCGGATCGGTGTGGCCGTCGATCCTCGTATACCTGGTCGTGCTGGTGCTCATCGCTGCGGTGACCACGGTCTCGCGCCGCGTGCTCGCCCTCCCGCAGCCCGCGGGGGCGATGCCCAACGGGCTCGTGAAGGCACTGTCGTTCCTCCCGTATGTGACGGTGGTGTTCGCGGCGTTCGTACCGCTGGCGGCAGCGGTGTACATCCTGACCTCGACCGCGTGGACGGTCGCGGAGCGTTTCACGCTGCGTCGGATGCTCGATCCGGAGCGCGGCGCCAGGTCGCGTCCCGCGATCGGCTGA
- a CDS encoding aldo/keto reductase family protein: MEFRYLGNSGFKISEIIYGNWLTHASQVENDVAKQCVQAALDAGITTFDTADAYANTEAERVLGDALRGQRRSSLEIFTKVYWPTGPKGHNDVGLSRKHIMESIDASLERLGTDYVDLYQAHRFDYETPIEETMQAFADVVRAGKALYIGVSEWNADQLRAGHKLARDLGIQFISNQPQYSMLWRVIESEVVPTSAELGISQIVWSPVAQGVLTGKYKPGADAPAGSRALDEKGGANTIKGFMRDDILTSVQKLQPIADELGITMAQLAVAWVLQNPNVSGAIVGASRPEQVASNAEAAGITLDASVLARIDVAVGDIAETDPAQTVSPDRRPA, encoded by the coding sequence ATGGAATTCAGATATCTCGGAAACTCCGGCTTCAAGATCTCGGAGATCATCTACGGCAACTGGCTGACCCACGCTTCGCAGGTCGAGAACGACGTGGCGAAGCAGTGTGTCCAGGCCGCCCTCGACGCCGGCATCACGACGTTCGACACCGCCGACGCCTATGCGAACACGGAGGCCGAGCGCGTGCTCGGCGACGCCCTCCGTGGCCAGCGTCGGTCCTCCCTGGAGATCTTCACCAAGGTGTACTGGCCCACCGGTCCCAAGGGGCACAACGACGTCGGCCTGTCCCGCAAGCACATCATGGAATCCATCGACGCCTCGCTCGAACGGCTGGGCACCGACTACGTCGACCTCTACCAGGCCCACCGCTTCGACTACGAGACCCCCATCGAAGAGACGATGCAGGCGTTCGCCGATGTCGTGCGCGCGGGCAAAGCCCTGTACATCGGGGTTTCGGAGTGGAATGCCGACCAGCTGCGTGCCGGACACAAGCTCGCTCGCGACCTGGGAATCCAGTTCATCTCCAACCAGCCGCAGTACTCGATGTTGTGGCGCGTGATCGAGTCGGAGGTCGTTCCGACCTCGGCCGAGCTCGGCATCTCGCAGATCGTGTGGTCGCCGGTCGCCCAGGGCGTGCTCACCGGCAAGTACAAGCCGGGCGCCGACGCACCGGCCGGCAGCCGCGCGCTGGATGAGAAGGGCGGCGCGAACACGATCAAGGGCTTCATGCGCGACGACATCCTGACGTCGGTTCAGAAGCTCCAGCCGATCGCCGACGAACTCGGGATCACGATGGCGCAGCTCGCTGTCGCCTGGGTGCTCCAGAACCCGAACGTGTCGGGCGCCATCGTGGGCGCCTCGCGCCCCGAGCAGGTCGCGTCGAACGCCGAAGCCGCAGGGATCACACTCGACGCGTCGGTGCTCGCCCGCATCGATGTCGCCGTCGGCGACATCGCCGAGACCGATCCCGCTCAGACCGTGTCGCCGGACCGACGCCCCGCGTAA
- a CDS encoding DUF1697 domain-containing protein, whose amino-acid sequence MKPAVGLVRGINVGPSTAVAMDDLAASFEAVGFTAVRTLLRSGNVVFELPAGSALSVDRSAAKVERELAGRSGVAARILLIPGAEFRRIAAENPLLDDGDDFSKQVVTFLGAEPMPKKVEVPDAYSIAPEVVAVGRQAIYQWCPLGVSKTRLTAAFWRQLSPAATARNWRTVLRILGELDART is encoded by the coding sequence GTGAAACCGGCCGTCGGGCTCGTTCGCGGCATCAATGTCGGGCCGTCGACCGCGGTCGCCATGGACGACCTGGCGGCGTCGTTCGAAGCAGTCGGGTTCACCGCGGTGCGCACTCTGCTGCGCAGCGGCAACGTCGTCTTCGAGCTGCCCGCCGGGTCGGCCCTGTCGGTGGACCGGTCCGCCGCGAAGGTTGAAAGGGAGCTCGCGGGCCGCTCCGGGGTGGCTGCGAGGATCCTGCTCATTCCCGGAGCGGAGTTCCGACGGATCGCCGCGGAGAACCCGCTGCTGGATGACGGAGACGACTTCTCGAAGCAGGTCGTGACCTTCCTGGGTGCCGAGCCGATGCCGAAGAAGGTGGAGGTTCCGGATGCGTACTCGATCGCTCCCGAAGTGGTCGCGGTCGGCAGGCAGGCGATCTATCAATGGTGCCCGCTCGGCGTGTCGAAGACGCGGCTGACCGCAGCCTTCTGGCGGCAGCTGAGCCCCGCTGCGACAGCACGCAACTGGCGCACCGTCCTGAGGATCCTGGGGGAGCTGGACGCCCGGACCTGA
- a CDS encoding peptidoglycan-binding protein, with the protein MARRAVLGIVIAAAVAVGGSLAGFLMLHGPASGSAPSTDVPVATAVVKRTTLSSSTQLSGTLGHGFATPVFGGAPGGIVTALPVPGTIEQRGSALFEVDGSPVTLFYGARPAWRDFQPGMTAGPDVVQLERNLVALGYAAGLDLTVDDSFTAVTDEAVVRWQRATGQAPTGAVALGSVVFEPSGVRIASTEAALGSLVQPGNPVITVDASSVGVIAQVSTSQTYLVHRGDAVSITLPSGSALNGHVAAVSRVAVANTDTSGSGGPQPSNGGRADVTLPVSVALDDPSAAAALDEAPVTVNVTDKTVRNVLAVPITALVALAEGGYAVYVVHGSDRQLIAVTPGLFASTLVQVTSAGLHEGDAVEVPAS; encoded by the coding sequence ATGGCTAGGCGCGCCGTACTCGGGATCGTCATAGCGGCTGCGGTCGCGGTGGGAGGGTCGCTCGCCGGATTCCTGATGCTCCACGGGCCGGCATCCGGTTCGGCCCCGTCGACCGACGTACCGGTGGCAACCGCCGTGGTCAAGCGCACGACCCTGTCGAGCTCGACCCAGCTGTCCGGGACCCTCGGACACGGGTTCGCGACCCCGGTCTTCGGTGGTGCGCCCGGCGGAATCGTGACTGCACTGCCGGTGCCGGGGACGATCGAACAACGCGGCTCGGCGCTGTTCGAGGTCGACGGCTCACCCGTCACGCTCTTCTACGGCGCACGTCCCGCCTGGCGGGACTTCCAGCCGGGCATGACCGCGGGCCCCGACGTCGTCCAACTCGAACGAAACCTGGTCGCACTCGGCTATGCGGCCGGACTCGACCTGACGGTCGACGACAGCTTCACGGCCGTGACGGATGAGGCCGTAGTGCGCTGGCAGCGGGCGACCGGTCAGGCGCCGACGGGCGCGGTCGCTCTCGGCAGCGTTGTCTTCGAACCGTCCGGTGTCCGTATCGCGTCGACCGAGGCCGCGTTGGGTTCGCTCGTGCAGCCCGGGAACCCGGTGATCACCGTCGACGCGTCCTCCGTCGGGGTCATCGCGCAGGTCTCGACATCCCAGACCTACCTTGTGCACCGCGGAGACGCGGTCTCGATCACGCTCCCGTCCGGTAGCGCGCTGAACGGCCATGTGGCCGCCGTGTCCCGCGTAGCGGTCGCGAACACCGACACATCCGGCTCCGGCGGCCCACAGCCCTCGAATGGAGGACGGGCAGACGTGACCCTTCCCGTGTCGGTCGCGCTCGATGACCCATCGGCTGCCGCCGCACTGGACGAGGCGCCCGTGACGGTCAATGTCACGGACAAGACAGTCCGGAACGTGCTGGCAGTGCCGATCACCGCCCTCGTTGCGCTGGCCGAAGGCGGCTACGCGGTCTACGTCGTGCATGGCAGCGACCGCCAGCTCATCGCCGTCACGCCCGGCCTCTTCGCGTCCACGCTCGTGCAGGTGACGTCGGCTGGCCTGCACGAGGGCGACGCAGTGGAGGTTCCGGCATCATGA
- a CDS encoding HAMP domain-containing sensor histidine kinase, whose protein sequence is MRRLRLTARARLTILFAALYAVGGTILLVITYVLVAQNVSVADINSPASDASFQKACANVATSPKPLDENLKFKCATSIKLGAAAAAGAQRRAMLDDLLLYAALTLVATTIVAAFAGWLIAGRILRPIHRLTEAARNASENNLSQRLDLNGPHDEIRELGDTFDAMLDRLEFAFLAQRRFIANASHELRTPLTVMRTTLDVVLAKRSPSNAELVAMGEDVRAEVSNADALITTLLALAQNEGTLRSSDRVDLGVIVSGVVERTDFGTLTREVRIDGADVEGDRLLLERLVSNLVSNAIRYNIPGGDVTVDVTASNDLVTLRIANTGTPVEPARVDEIFQPFTRLDERVGTEGFGLGLALVETIATAHGGTVGATALAAGGLEVVVRLPAASASAPVEAPAAVG, encoded by the coding sequence ATGAGACGACTTCGACTCACCGCTCGCGCCCGCCTGACCATCCTCTTCGCGGCGCTCTACGCTGTCGGCGGCACGATCCTGCTCGTGATCACGTACGTGCTCGTCGCCCAGAACGTCTCCGTGGCCGACATCAACAGTCCCGCATCGGACGCGAGCTTCCAGAAGGCCTGCGCGAACGTTGCGACCTCGCCCAAGCCACTGGATGAGAACCTCAAGTTCAAGTGCGCGACGAGCATCAAGCTCGGGGCCGCGGCGGCAGCGGGCGCCCAGCGCCGGGCGATGCTCGACGATCTCCTGCTGTACGCGGCCCTCACACTGGTCGCGACAACCATCGTCGCAGCCTTCGCGGGCTGGCTGATCGCCGGTCGCATCCTGAGGCCCATCCATCGCCTCACGGAGGCGGCGCGCAACGCCAGCGAGAACAACCTGAGCCAGCGACTCGACCTCAACGGGCCGCACGATGAGATCCGCGAACTGGGCGACACGTTCGACGCGATGCTCGACCGGCTCGAATTCGCCTTCCTCGCCCAGCGCCGGTTCATCGCCAACGCGAGTCACGAATTGAGGACACCCTTGACCGTCATGCGCACGACACTCGACGTCGTGCTCGCGAAACGATCGCCCTCGAACGCCGAGCTGGTCGCGATGGGTGAGGACGTGCGCGCGGAGGTCTCGAATGCGGATGCGCTGATCACCACGCTGCTCGCGCTGGCACAGAACGAGGGAACCCTTCGATCGTCCGACCGGGTCGACCTGGGAGTGATCGTGTCCGGCGTCGTCGAGCGCACCGACTTCGGCACGCTGACCCGTGAGGTTCGGATCGACGGGGCGGACGTCGAGGGCGATCGACTGCTGCTCGAACGCCTCGTGTCGAACCTGGTTTCGAACGCGATCCGCTACAACATCCCCGGCGGCGACGTGACCGTCGACGTGACCGCGTCGAACGACCTTGTCACCCTGAGGATCGCCAACACCGGAACGCCCGTGGAGCCTGCGCGCGTCGACGAGATCTTCCAGCCGTTCACCCGCCTCGACGAACGCGTCGGCACGGAAGGCTTCGGACTCGGGCTCGCGTTGGTCGAGACCATCGCGACCGCCCATGGCGGGACGGTCGGCGCGACCGCTCTCGCGGCAGGCGGCCTGGAGGTCGTCGTGCGGTTGCCTGCGGCCTCCGCATCCGCTCCCGTCGAAGCGCCCGCCGCTGTCGGCTGA
- a CDS encoding TetR/AcrR family transcriptional regulator — protein sequence MTSSETPGLRERKRAETRQQLERAAVTLALEVGMENATVDAICESIPVSPRTFFNYFETKEDAILGVRDVELDEAALAAHLDEFRDADLTESIVGLIFTLIGPTVPDHELRQGRMELARKYPQLLGRQVAQLSRMGQQLVDAIAVIVGRYPRFAGDTDAERIAFAELILPFCAGAVKSAVKAFVAAGGTQTRDELQNLANTLIREALEKLK from the coding sequence GTGACATCCTCCGAAACCCCTGGCCTGCGCGAGCGCAAGCGTGCCGAGACACGGCAGCAGCTCGAACGCGCAGCCGTGACGCTCGCACTCGAGGTGGGCATGGAGAACGCGACGGTCGACGCGATCTGCGAATCGATCCCGGTCTCGCCCCGCACGTTCTTCAACTACTTCGAGACGAAAGAAGACGCGATCCTCGGTGTGCGCGACGTCGAACTCGACGAGGCCGCGCTCGCGGCGCACCTCGACGAGTTCCGTGACGCCGACCTCACCGAGTCGATCGTCGGCCTCATCTTCACGCTCATCGGCCCGACCGTGCCCGACCACGAGCTCCGGCAGGGGCGCATGGAGCTGGCCCGCAAGTATCCGCAGCTCCTCGGCCGGCAGGTCGCGCAACTCAGCCGCATGGGCCAGCAGCTCGTCGACGCGATCGCGGTCATCGTCGGCCGCTACCCGCGCTTCGCCGGCGACACCGACGCGGAACGCATCGCGTTCGCCGAACTCATCCTTCCGTTCTGCGCCGGGGCTGTGAAGTCCGCCGTCAAAGCGTTCGTCGCCGCCGGCGGCACGCAGACCCGTGACGAACTCCAGAACCTGGCCAACACACTCATCCGAGAGGCACTAGAGAAACTGAAATGA
- a CDS encoding ABC transporter permease: MMRTTTADDALRSRMRAGEAIRLALAGLAARRTRSILSALGIAVAVAALVAVLGLSDSSQAGLLAQLGAEGNLLTVATGQTFSGNITPLPTTAEAMIGAIPPVEHVTAVGTLPAATVRRSAAVPAINTSGISVVAAQASLMSALDGRILAGQYLGRAADSYPEAVLGFSAAQNLGIDTLGPQTQVFIAGRYFAVVGILGPIAVAPELDDAALVSFPLATAAFGFDGTPTRIYVRTDPDRTEAVAAVLPFTASPDAPDQVEVRRPSDVLAARLEARNTFVDLFVALAGVALLVGGVGIANIMVIAVFERRTEIGLRRALGARSRHVAVQFLLESILLSMCGGVAGVAIGAAITWIVASAQATPPVVSLQVAGLAVLATVVVGAIAGIYPAARAARLSPADALRSV; encoded by the coding sequence ATGATGCGTACGACGACAGCGGACGATGCACTCCGCTCCCGGATGCGAGCCGGGGAGGCCATCCGTCTCGCCCTTGCGGGCCTCGCAGCCCGCCGGACCCGTTCGATCCTCTCGGCGCTCGGGATCGCGGTGGCGGTGGCCGCCCTCGTCGCGGTCCTCGGACTCTCGGATTCGTCCCAGGCCGGGCTCCTCGCGCAGTTGGGGGCCGAGGGGAACCTCCTGACCGTCGCGACGGGCCAGACGTTCAGCGGAAACATCACGCCGCTGCCGACCACGGCGGAAGCGATGATCGGTGCGATCCCGCCGGTCGAGCATGTGACCGCGGTCGGAACCCTCCCTGCCGCGACGGTGCGGCGCAGTGCGGCCGTCCCGGCCATCAACACGTCCGGGATCAGCGTGGTGGCCGCCCAGGCGTCGCTGATGTCGGCGCTCGACGGACGCATCCTCGCCGGGCAGTACCTGGGCCGGGCGGCCGATTCGTATCCCGAAGCCGTCCTCGGCTTCAGTGCCGCCCAGAACCTGGGGATCGACACCCTGGGACCTCAGACGCAGGTGTTCATCGCCGGGCGCTATTTCGCGGTCGTCGGGATCCTCGGCCCGATCGCGGTCGCGCCAGAACTCGATGATGCGGCGCTCGTCAGCTTCCCGCTGGCGACCGCGGCATTCGGCTTCGACGGGACCCCAACGAGGATCTACGTCAGGACCGACCCGGACCGGACCGAGGCGGTGGCGGCTGTGCTCCCGTTCACAGCGTCGCCGGATGCGCCCGACCAGGTCGAGGTGCGCCGCCCGTCCGACGTACTCGCCGCCCGGCTCGAAGCGCGCAACACCTTCGTGGACCTGTTCGTCGCGCTTGCGGGCGTCGCACTCCTCGTCGGGGGGGTGGGAATAGCGAACATCATGGTCATCGCCGTTTTCGAGCGGCGAACCGAGATCGGCCTGCGTCGGGCGCTCGGCGCGCGATCCCGACACGTCGCTGTGCAGTTCCTCCTCGAATCGATCCTCCTGTCGATGTGCGGTGGCGTGGCGGGTGTCGCCATCGGGGCGGCTATCACCTGGATCGTCGCCTCCGCGCAAGCGACCCCGCCCGTGGTCTCGCTGCAGGTGGCCGGCCTCGCGGTGCTCGCGACCGTCGTCGTGGGCGCGATCGCCGGAATCTACCCTGCCGCGCGGGCAGCCCGACTGTCGCCGGCGGATGCGCTGCGATCCGTCTGA
- a CDS encoding MDR family MFS transporter yields MTDTTTIDSGSPVRAGAAAAPAKRSIILLFAGLMVTMLLASLDQTIFGTALPTIVGELHGVDHMLWVTTAYILASTIMLPVYGKLGDLIGRKGLFIGAIVLFMAGSVVGGLAPDMTWLIVGRAVQGLGGGGLMILSQAIIADVVPARERGRYMGIMGGVFALSSVAGPLLGGWFTEGIGWRWAFWMNIPLGILAVLSAVVFLRLPKGSSSKPKLDWAGMGLLAIASTCLVLVTTWGGTTYDWNSGVIIALIAGTVVTAVAFVLVERRAAEPIMPLALFKDRNFNLTTIAGLIIGIAMFGALAYIPTYLQMVTGANATQAGLLMIPMMAALLLTSIVSGQMVSRTGRYKWLPIVGTAIVAVALVLLSTMTPSLPVWVLCSFLAVMGIGLGMSMQILILIVQNSFPVSKVGTATASNNYFRQIGASLGSAIVGSLFVSRLTQLLTDRMPAGAGSGGSSNSFTPSLVKSLPGPIRDVIVGAYNDALTPVFLYMVPLILIAVVVLFFVKEKPLATTIERDVVAETLEVDGATRVNLEAGFASEGDSLDPLDAELADLELDAMLEEADPQGPAAPAAR; encoded by the coding sequence ATGACAGACACCACCACCATCGACTCAGGCTCACCCGTTCGCGCGGGTGCCGCCGCTGCGCCTGCAAAGCGCAGCATCATCCTTCTCTTCGCGGGACTCATGGTCACGATGCTCCTCGCATCCCTCGACCAGACGATCTTCGGTACGGCGTTGCCGACGATCGTCGGCGAGCTCCACGGCGTCGACCACATGCTGTGGGTCACGACCGCCTACATCCTCGCGTCGACCATCATGCTGCCGGTGTACGGCAAACTCGGTGACCTGATCGGCCGAAAAGGCCTGTTCATCGGCGCAATCGTGCTCTTCATGGCTGGCTCGGTCGTGGGCGGCCTCGCGCCCGACATGACCTGGCTCATCGTTGGCCGCGCAGTCCAGGGACTCGGCGGTGGCGGGCTCATGATCCTGTCGCAGGCGATCATCGCCGACGTCGTCCCCGCCCGCGAACGCGGTCGCTACATGGGCATCATGGGCGGCGTATTCGCTTTGTCGTCCGTCGCCGGCCCGCTCCTCGGCGGCTGGTTCACCGAAGGCATCGGCTGGCGCTGGGCGTTCTGGATGAACATCCCGCTCGGCATCCTCGCCGTCCTCTCCGCTGTGGTCTTCCTTCGCCTGCCGAAGGGCTCGAGCAGCAAGCCGAAGCTCGACTGGGCCGGAATGGGCCTGCTGGCCATCGCATCCACCTGCCTCGTGCTGGTCACGACCTGGGGCGGCACCACGTACGACTGGAACTCCGGCGTCATCATCGCGCTGATCGCGGGCACCGTGGTCACGGCTGTCGCCTTCGTGCTCGTCGAACGGCGCGCCGCAGAGCCGATCATGCCGCTCGCCCTCTTCAAGGACCGCAACTTCAACCTGACCACGATCGCAGGCCTGATCATCGGTATCGCGATGTTCGGTGCCCTGGCCTACATCCCGACGTACCTGCAGATGGTGACGGGCGCGAACGCGACCCAGGCCGGACTCCTGATGATCCCGATGATGGCTGCGCTTCTGCTGACGTCGATCGTCTCCGGTCAGATGGTCAGCCGCACCGGCCGCTACAAGTGGCTGCCGATCGTCGGCACCGCGATCGTCGCCGTGGCACTGGTACTCCTGTCGACCATGACTCCCAGCCTTCCGGTGTGGGTGCTCTGCTCGTTCCTCGCCGTGATGGGCATCGGACTGGGCATGAGCATGCAGATCCTCATCCTCATCGTGCAGAACTCGTTCCCGGTCTCGAAGGTCGGAACCGCGACCGCGTCGAACAACTACTTCCGTCAGATCGGTGCCTCACTCGGCTCCGCGATCGTCGGCAGCCTGTTCGTCTCGCGTCTCACCCAACTCCTGACCGACCGGATGCCCGCTGGCGCGGGTTCCGGGGGTTCCAGCAACTCGTTCACACCGTCACTCGTCAAGTCGCTGCCCGGCCCCATCCGCGACGTGATCGTCGGTGCGTACAACGACGCCCTGACCCCGGTCTTCCTCTACATGGTCCCGCTCATCCTGATCGCAGTCGTGGTGCTGTTCTTCGTGAAGGAGAAGCCGCTCGCGACCACGATCGAGCGCGATGTCGTGGCTGAGACCCTCGAGGTCGACGGTGCGACGCGGGTGAACCTGGAAGCCGGATTCGCGAGCGAGGGCGACTCCCTCGACCCGCTGGATGCCGAACTCGCCGACCTCGAACTCGACGCGATGCTCGAGGAAGCCGACCCGCAGGGTCCGGCGGCCCCGGCGGCACGCTGA
- a CDS encoding response regulator transcription factor — MRILVVEDHQLLADRIAEGLRDAGMASDVVYDGASALEQADAVAYDVVVLDRDIPVVHGDRVCRELTAGDAKTRVIMLTAASEVYDRVTGLELGADDYLCKPFAFEELIARVRALARREPSQPSVVVRDDLTIDRARRHVSRGGDPLVLTHKEFGVLEYLAAADGAVVSAEELLEHVWDMNADPFTNTVAVTIARLRKKLGEPQLITTVVGAGYRL, encoded by the coding sequence GTGCGGATACTCGTCGTCGAAGACCATCAGCTGTTGGCCGACCGGATAGCGGAAGGCCTGCGGGACGCCGGCATGGCGTCCGACGTCGTGTACGACGGCGCGAGCGCGCTGGAGCAGGCCGACGCGGTCGCCTACGACGTCGTCGTGCTCGATCGCGACATCCCCGTCGTCCACGGCGATCGCGTGTGCCGCGAGCTCACCGCCGGCGACGCGAAGACTCGCGTGATCATGCTCACGGCAGCGTCCGAGGTCTACGACCGTGTCACGGGTCTCGAACTCGGCGCCGACGACTACCTCTGCAAACCTTTCGCCTTCGAGGAGCTCATCGCCCGCGTCCGCGCGCTCGCTCGGCGCGAGCCGTCGCAGCCCTCTGTCGTCGTCAGGGATGACCTCACCATCGACCGGGCACGCCGGCACGTCTCGCGCGGCGGCGATCCGCTCGTCCTGACCCACAAGGAGTTCGGCGTTCTCGAATACCTCGCGGCCGCCGACGGCGCAGTGGTCAGCGCGGAGGAGCTCCTCGAGCACGTCTGGGACATGAATGCGGATCCGTTCACCAACACCGTGGCAGTCACCATCGCTCGCCTGCGCAAGAAGCTCGGCGAGCCGCAACTGATCACGACGGTCGTGGGGGCCGGGTACCGGCTATGA
- a CDS encoding DUF6412 domain-containing protein, with protein MLQFLDLLARLVAGSLEVLRGTSGPGAAFAIAGAVGAIGLASLLVAASVRYVVALAASLVVSDALAHPIEPADRAELIGQSDPDADGHARPRAPALSLSAA; from the coding sequence ATGCTGCAGTTCCTCGACCTGCTCGCCCGGCTCGTCGCCGGGTCGCTGGAGGTCCTGCGCGGCACGTCCGGGCCGGGAGCCGCGTTCGCGATCGCGGGCGCCGTCGGCGCGATCGGGCTGGCCTCGCTGCTGGTCGCAGCATCCGTGCGTTATGTGGTGGCGCTCGCCGCCTCCCTCGTGGTCAGCGACGCGCTCGCTCATCCGATCGAGCCGGCCGATCGCGCAGAACTGATCGGTCAGAGCGATCCCGACGCCGACGGCCACGCGCGACCCAGAGCACCGGCACTGTCCCTCTCGGCCGCCTGA
- a CDS encoding ABC transporter ATP-binding protein codes for MSELVVLAGVSKRYPPPTAVNALVDVSLRIGAGETMAITGPSGSGKSTMLNILGTLEVPTSGRLTIDGIDASTLGDDALSALRANRIGFVFQQFHLLRHLSILDNVATGLLYRGAANKERRSAARDALERVGLAGRSGHRPAQLSGGEQQRAAIARAIVGSPSLVLADEPTGNLDSVSGESVIDLLRGLAGPNTTVVVITHDARVAASMHRRVVLKDGRIIDDEAAA; via the coding sequence ATGAGCGAACTCGTCGTGCTCGCCGGCGTCAGCAAGCGCTACCCGCCGCCCACCGCGGTGAACGCGCTCGTCGACGTATCGCTCCGGATCGGGGCGGGGGAGACGATGGCGATCACCGGTCCGTCCGGATCCGGCAAGTCGACGATGCTCAACATCCTGGGAACGCTCGAGGTGCCGACGAGCGGGCGCCTCACTATCGACGGTATCGATGCCTCGACGCTCGGTGACGACGCGCTGTCCGCACTTCGCGCCAACCGCATCGGTTTCGTCTTCCAGCAGTTCCACCTGCTCCGCCACCTGAGCATCCTCGACAACGTAGCGACGGGACTGCTCTACCGGGGCGCGGCCAATAAGGAGCGGAGATCGGCCGCCCGCGACGCCCTGGAACGCGTAGGCCTCGCAGGGCGCAGCGGCCACCGCCCTGCCCAGCTGTCCGGCGGCGAGCAGCAGCGCGCGGCGATCGCCCGGGCGATCGTCGGCAGCCCGTCCCTGGTGCTCGCCGACGAACCGACCGGAAACCTGGATTCGGTGAGCGGCGAATCGGTCATCGATCTGCTTCGAGGGCTCGCCGGCCCCAACACGACCGTTGTGGTGATCACGCACGACGCGCGCGTGGCCGCATCCATGCACCGCCGTGTCGTGCTGAAGGATGGTCGGATCATCGACGACGAGGCGGCCGCATGA